One Helicobacter sp. MIT 05-5293 DNA window includes the following coding sequences:
- a CDS encoding helix-turn-helix domain-containing protein, with translation MIHKTKITQNFTIVPNDVIKDSSLSIGARMLYTLILSFPKEWNLNIAHLAKLLNISENTARKYRNELVNANIITFKQELDSQGKFTHNFSYSCQNLEIENIQEIQEHSQSYPFNKKPVCGKNEDIINNNIINNKDYSKRLLFVVMESFRQFSDTKKPKSQKLTQDEMLSHLNTQEKQAYYDFISYRKEKGFVAKSTMISITKDFLSLKNVGADLRECVDLCINRGWSGIMCAHKSLTRKLHYPTYAKPKQNDALANLEL, from the coding sequence AACAAAAATCACCCAAAATTTTACTATCGTTCCAAACGATGTCATAAAGGATTCTAGCCTTAGTATCGGAGCGAGAATGCTCTATACTTTGATACTAAGTTTCCCTAAAGAGTGGAATCTTAATATTGCGCATTTGGCAAAGCTCCTTAATATCTCTGAAAATACTGCGAGAAAATACAGAAACGAGCTAGTCAATGCGAACATTATCACCTTCAAACAAGAGCTAGATTCTCAAGGCAAATTTACGCATAATTTTAGCTATTCTTGCCAAAACCTAGAGATAGAAAATATCCAAGAAATACAAGAGCACAGCCAATCTTATCCGTTTAACAAAAAACCCGTATGCGGAAAAAATGAGGACATAATAAATAATAATATTATAAATAACAAAGACTATAGCAAAAGATTGCTTTTTGTCGTTATGGAATCTTTTAGGCAATTTAGCGATACTAAAAAGCCAAAGTCCCAAAAGCTCACGCAAGATGAAATGCTCTCTCACCTCAATACGCAGGAAAAACAAGCTTACTATGACTTTATAAGCTATCGCAAGGAAAAAGGTTTTGTAGCCAAAAGCACGATGATAAGCATCACAAAGGACTTTTTGAGCTTAAAAAATGTCGGTGCAGACCTAAGGGAATGCGTGGATTTGTGTATTAATCGTGGGTGGAGTGGGATAATGTGTGCGCATAAAAGCCTTACACGCAAGCTCCATTACCCCACCTATGCAAAACCAAAGCAAAATGACGCTTTAGCCAACTTAGAGCTTTAA